The DNA region AGGAAatttaaatatgcaaatcaatTATTATGCATGGCAACAATTACTACTACTACTCTTTTTGTGTGCTGTTTTAAATGGAGCTTGATGTTTGTGGGGAAGGAAATTTTGTAGGAAGACAAAATAGATGTGAATGAAAGAACAGCTCAAGCGAGCTAGccgcactttaaaaaaatgtgtttgtgcctgTCACAATCCATGACACGGTGTTTTGGGTTGAGAAGAAATGGCAAAGCTAGCGTTCTGTGGTATCTGATGGTGCTacaaccttttttattttttttaagtagttttCACTCAGGGGTGGTGGGCACTACCTGCCACATGGTTTTAGGTTGTCATCCTCTCCCTTTGACATTTCAAAGTCTTGTGCGTGTGATGGGGTTCACATTTTGTACACCTTGGCTTTAGTGACCTTCTCAAATGTCCCTTTGAGAAAGACCACTGCTATCATTGAGATTCATTCGACTTTAATGTAACTGTATTCAGCTTCTCAAAAGTGCGTGCTTTTTTCAGTTTCCCTCCTTTTGTGGCCCTTTTTAACAGATATAACGATGCATATCAACACCACAGCACAAAGACTTAACAGCACCATTCTTGTGGAAACTCTCTTTCACAACTTGTAGCGAGTAGGTTTACTTGTGTACATCGTGTTTCAGACGGTCATAGTCTCATGATTGGCTATGCTCTATTTCAACATGCCACATACAGTACTGTCAGTTCTAATAATCCCCCACCAGGGGGCAGCACACACATCACTGTCCTTGAATGGACTCAATGCAAGAATCTCAATGAAGAGGGCAGTATTTGTGTGGTTTTGCACTATTCAAAGTGTTGTTAATAATTTTGTACCAATTGTTAATGTCCTTAATTCTTCTATGGTCCTATATATTTATTTGCCTACTGTGTAATTCAAAGTAATCTCTGTGAGATGGCTTtgctatttaaaataaatcaaatgtgagTAAATCATATCGTGTGTATTTACCATGAACTACAAAAGTGTTGATTAAGTAACtgaatggaaaataaatatgttCACATGATGCCTATAAGTAGCTTTTAAAGAGCAGCAAAGgtgaaaatatacaaaacaaaTCCATCTGCTCACTGAGGTAATGCATTTAAATTAGAAAAAGTAAAACTGCTCGTACAGATTATTATTTAGTGATGTATTTCCTGGACCTGCATTATTTGTACCAAGGTTTTTGGTCTCTTAAATTTTcctctactttttttaaaatggtaaACAGTCTAGAGCTTGTATTgcacttttctagttttcttactaattttacactgcaggtcacacctacccatttacacactgatggcagaggctgcaatGTAAAGGAACCATCAGGAGTAATTAATCCCATCCATACACATTCAGACGCCGCTAACGAAGCATTGGGGGCAATTTGGAGTTAAGTGTCTCGCCaaggggatcgaacccctgacctggttgagagacgacagactctaccaactgagccacagcctttCATGAGCACCAGTGGTCAGAGGTATACCAGAAGCActcctgttgtctctctttttctgattatttagtgttttttatgtcttcataCATGGTCTTCAGTAGCAAATACTGCAATTCAGGTTTAATCATCTTAATCTGGAATTTAAGACTCCCCACTATCCTCTATTTATCTTTACCTGAATCTTCAGCACTGTCCAGGGGATACttttataataatttaaacCCTTTTTTATGGTGTTTCTTATTGGTGGGTAAAATAATCTGTAGTAACTCCAGGTGTCTTTGACTAAGCACCTACTGATATCATATAATCATATTTTCAGCACTCTTTTGACGCAGGCTTCATTCTCCTGCAGTGCCTCCGGGTTTGTTCCTCCTGTATTTGGTGTGAGACCGCCATCTAGTGGAGAATCCTATACACAAACTTTGCAATAGAAGATTTGAATTCTGTCCAATGACTTCTAACCACAGGCACACATCACCCAAGACTTTCTACAAGAAGACACATGGGATGTTTCAGAAATATcaattaacatttaaatgtttgttttttgtgtcgtAAAATTAAAGCAAGTTTTGTGATAAACCTTGaatcaaacattaaataaacCATAAAGAGATCTGTGAGTTACATGATCTAGAGTTCTTGGGTCCATCAGAGAATATGTGAATATTAGATCATCTATGATGTCAGATTATTTGACTTGAATTGAAAGATTCCATTATTTCTAACTtgtctgaagaaagaaaaacatgtcagtAACTACACACAGAAGCCAGTGATTTCTATTTATTCCAGTCTAAGGACTTAAATGCAGCAGTGACATTTTGAAGCTGTGTTTGAGCGAATCGGTGCGATCTTCTTGTTTAACTGTCTGGGTTGTTGGAAGGAGCAGGTTCTGCTGTGGTCCTCTGGTAGGCACAGAGCTGGAACacacctgaaataaaaataaaaaaaacagaccgtCACTGATCACATTGATCTCTaactaaaaaaatattgatgtttgttttcttgaatgTCATATCCATCCAtatcaaacataaaaatgtcCTTTAGTTCAAAGAAGCCAAAAGACACTTCTATAAAAAATGAAAGCTGAGAATCGTTGATCTGTAACATAGTAGCTTCTTTAATTGCTAGAAAACAAGGTAAGAATTacctaaaaaattaaaaacgTTGAATAGTTCAATAGTTTAAAACTTCTCAAACTAGGCTCCTGCAGTTAATCTGCAAATAAACAGTTCTTATACGAGTAATGAAATGCTTTATAAATACCTGCTGCAAACGCCAAAATGATTGCAACCCAGCCGATGATGTAAGACCAGGAGAAGCGCCAGTCCAAAAAGCGTTTGCCAAAGAAAGTGACAGTCACTCCGGTGTAAATGGCCAAAGCCAGCAGAGCCAGAAAACCTGAGAATCAAAGGGATATAGAAatgttaaaatatgtaaaaccTTAAAAATATGCAGACTACATGCctgacagaaataaacacaaactgtttctgCATTTCTTCTGTGTTTCCAAACTAAACCACATTTTAACAGAAATATAAGTTATTTAATTTgtcaaatataatttaaaattaaTGATATTGTGCTAAACAAAAGTTCTCTATTAAAGCATTTGACCTGTTTTCAATCACATGTTTGACCTTAACTCCTAACTGACCTGGGAACAGCCAACACATTTTTAGACTCAAAACGTATCATTTGGATGATAATCACATAAACTGGTTTAATCTAACCAGCCGACAGACATTTGTACAGGACTGTCACTGCGATCTTACCTGACAGGACGAGGGCGATGCCACCTGTACGGACCCTTCTGTTCTTGGTGCCGTTTGTGAAGGCGCTCAGGCCGAGCACCACGCCGGCGAAGCAGCTCAGAACAGCCAGCAACATGAAGGCTCGAGTGGCATCCCAGAAGGCTGGACATAAAAAGAACAGGACCACATACAGATTAacacagtggttcccaaccgtTTTTCCCTTGGAGCCCCCTCTATTTCTACCTgggaaaaaaagctgttttgacaacctcagagaaGGATCTTTGGCAACCCCCTAGGCGGTCCCGAACCCCAGGTTGTGAACCAATGCATCAACAGATACTTATTATTAGGACTGGATTTGataatatagaaatatttatctTCTTTTGGCCATTATATTAAATGTCAGTATGTTACTaaccctttttgttttgttgtttccacACACTACTGGGAGAATTTCCGGTAGGGATCTAACCATCATGGTGAATGAAATTGATGTATCCCATATCTTGAGTAAAGCCAGGTTGATGCCACTGGTTAATTGTATCTATCACCAATCTATGTGCTTTGGTTTGCAAAGTTTCGGCTGTGCTTCTGGTTTGCAGATTTGCATCTTTGCTGAAAAATATTCTAAGAAATGTCCTCAGAAAATTCAAAGGCTGACTATTTTCAATGTTGAAAACATCAGCACAAAATTTAAGTTGATCATGAGTTCAAAATTTTTTTGTCGGGATCCTTTGTCCTATCCAAATGCCACCATTGAGGCACTCACCTACGGTTATGGTGTGGGTGTGGCATTTGTGGTTGATGCAGAACCTCCAAAGCCCCTGATTGGCTGAGCTACCAGAGTATCGATACTGCATCCAGAAGTCTGTCGCTGTGGAGACGATAAGAAGCACTAGGGCTGCCACACCGCACAGTGTGCCTCCTCCTGCCAGAGTATACAG from Labrus bergylta chromosome 6, fLabBer1.1, whole genome shotgun sequence includes:
- the lim2.2 gene encoding lens intrinsic membrane protein 2.2 produces the protein MLYTLAGGGTLCGVAALVLLIVSTATDFWMQYRYSGSSANQGLWRFCINHKCHTHTITVAFWDATRAFMLLAVLSCFAGVVLGLSAFTNGTKNRRVRTGGIALVLSGFLALLALAIYTGVTVTFFGKRFLDWRFSWSYIIGWVAIILAFAAGVFQLCAYQRTTAEPAPSNNPDS